The Vitis riparia cultivar Riparia Gloire de Montpellier isolate 1030 chromosome 3, EGFV_Vit.rip_1.0, whole genome shotgun sequence genome segment tcatcttttatcttatattatattatattcaacaaactaaacataacataataaaccgacattctatcaaatttctcgtatcatgattttaaaacttgaatagTTCATGAACTAAACATTATTGCCTTTTCTTGCCTCAATAGAATAAgccttttaattgttttatatgcATTTCTTCATCAAGCCTGATTCTTTCAAGCTCCCTCTTTTGAGCTAGAAATATTATATTAGGAGCTAGGTACTCCTTTTTGTATAGCTCCATCTCTAATAAGGTACCAAAGAAGATAAATTACAAAGGCATAGAAAATCTAATTCCAGAAACTTCTACTTGCATAAGATTAGAAAGGCACATTGTCCTATTACAGAATATGCCCAATGGCATAGACAAGGAAATAACCCACTATTTTCCACACAACATATATTAAGACAGCTGCACATGTTTACTTGTTTAGATAGTGCAGCATGACAGTGAAAACTACCAGGACCAAAGTCTACCTCTCAAACAAGCTGGTTGAGCAACTCATCCACAGTTGTGTATTTGACATCGGGATATAGCTCTGAGGCCTCCACTCCAAATGATGGCTCGATCTCAAAGTTGGTTTGGTCTCCCTTAATGAAAACAGAGTGATCGATTGATAATATTGCATTGAGTGGAAAAGAGGCTTCTGcaagaaacagaggaaaaccCATCAATATGAAGATTTTAGCCATCATTAACAGATCAACTATATAAAGATTTTGGGGCCAAAATAGCCTCTATGACCGAAAAATTATCATATGTGGATACCTTCTTGAACTTATTATCAAGCTAGGCCTCTTCATGTCACCTAGgagtcatttaatttaattttttcctttttaaatgtTAGTTGAAAATGCATTTTGAAAAGAGTGTTTGGACACacaagtcaaaataattatcaaattgtaaaaataacccttttttcaattttgttgagAGATCTCAACAgtcaaaataatcatataatcAAACCTAGTCTTTTTCttcccaactttttttttttttttggccttatCTTAAACTTgctctatttctttttcatttaatgACACTCCAAAAAAACTCGATCTCATTTCATAATATCCCACTGAATTTTCTTATCTCTCAAACAACTTCTCATTCTCATTCGTGATGTTCACCTAAAGTGTTctatgattaaattttatttattacgaATTTAACTAAGGTGAAATTTTCATTAAGATTGGTTAGCTGAATTGCACTagtgttatgtttggttgtaaAAAACTTAGTTAGcgttaaattttcaatcataataGTAATATGAAATCCACTATGGTTaagttttatttacaaaaaacttAAGTGGAGTTAGATTTCTATTTCATCTACAAAGAACCTGATTATGGTAACTTGAACCATCCTCtggttaagtttcatttaaaaagaacTCGATCGGGGTTAAGTTTTCATTTCACCTACAAAGAACTTGAATAAGATCAAGGTCTTAATTAAAATGTTCATTTGCACTTAATTACCAAAACATCGGACTCGGTAAAAATAAAGTTAGATGAGAGATTTAGTCAATGATAACTTTCTATATGATCTCGTTTTCAACATTGTAGAAGTTCaaatgaaattgtaaaataaccccccccccccccccccccccccccccaaaaaaaaaaaaaaaaaacctctagccaaaaacaatgacaaaaaaccaaactaaaaacaaagagaaagacGAGATTCGATCTCATTTTCATCACTATAGAAATTTACATGAAACTACAAAAAACCTTAGCAAAAAACAATGacgaaaaacaaagagagataGAAGATCTGACCTCATCTTCTATATTGTAGAAGTTCAAATGAAGTTGCAAAACCCctaacaaaaaacaactcctaaaatttgaaatagataAGGCTCTAATGTTTGTTCAAGGGTTTGGACTTCACCAGAAAAAGAGATAGAACATGAACTTAGAGAGAAGGAGAAGGCTAGgtataaaaaaatggaagggaCATTTTTGGAGGAAAGAAAGAAGAGTAAAAATGTCCAAAATTGGTCATTTCTCAAAGGGAAGTCATTATTTcgattttaaaagcattttagtCGACTTCAATCGAGGTCCAGGGCATGATCACCAGATTTTACCAGCAGGTCAGCTAACATTTTCTAAGTTAAAACAATTTAACCAAGAACCAATTTCATTTTAACAATCTAGCATAAAGAGAATGTTCTATTCACAATATCTGTTCCAATTTAAATTCACTAGGAAAACCAAAGCTTGAACacttccaaaaagaaaaatgtttctcaCTAACCTTGGATGTTCTTCAGAACTTGCTCCTCTGGAACGTATATCTTCTCAAGGGTTTTTCCAATCTTCTTTTCCCACAAGGAGACAATTTCGTTGTATGAGTAGGTGTTCTGAGGAGGCCTGACGTAAAGGTTTTTGTTCAAGGTTCTAGGATCATCCACAGCTTTAATAGTATAGGTGCCAATGTCATCATCCTTGTTAAAAACAGCTGGAGATGCAAAAGTGAAAATGAGTAAGATAGAATAGAATCACCTTCTTATTCCTTCAAGCTTAGACTACTCTGTAATtccaccttttttcttttacaaaacacaaacttaaaattattttcatatgaaaccaagttattgttttcatttaatgcttattttttcaaaaactctcAGTTGGAAAGCAAATCCCAGAGAActgttgataaaaaaaaaaagaggcttTAGCCCATCCTGTTCAGTTTAAAATTCAATAGTAATTATTAGTTACTGGAAATGCATAATGGTTCCTTCAGTTCAACCCCTCCAGGTCACCTGGATCATGCTAGTTTCCTGGATTATGGCTCAACTGCAGTGTCACACCCAAGCAGTTGACCCCAACTGTCCAGTTTTCAAATAGCCACATTTTGATTTTCAGGAATACAGACCATTCTCGCCTCAACAACACTGGCAACCCCATCAAATTTTCTGCTTGGAGAAGATAATATGCAGCTAGTGGTTGATGAATGCTCATTCAAATAACCCATTGATTAGTATTACCTTTTAAGCCCACTATCATCAGATGTCTTTGATTATGGGAGCGAGTGCATTCTAAggtcaaaagaagaaaatgaaacagGAATTTCAGTTGTTCTATGATTTTCAGAGGTTGCTTACCTTTTGGATTACCATCTCCtggaataataattttatccCTGGGGGGACCAGTGGCTCCAGGCTGTGATAATCTAGAAACGAAAAAGGCAGCGGTGGCTTCAAGCTGTGATAATCTAGGAAGGAAAAAGCCAGCAGAGAAGTTGGAGGACACGTAGGTGTAGGGAATTCCTTCAGCCTCAATAGCGCGGCGGATCTGAGCCTTTATCCCAAATGCCGTTTTTGCAGGGCCAACCGCATGGATACGGTCCACATCATTTCCAAACTCTGATGGGAAGAATCTCTGGAGGAAGTAAAGCACTTTGAGAAGAAGCCATATGACTTGATGGATGAAAAACCAGTCATATCTATTCAGTTATAATAGCTCACAGACGGGGATCATCCATGGGATACACTATGATGAACTTGATACAAGTGTTCAGCAAGAATAAAGTTACAATTAGCAATTCAAATGATGGAAGGAAGAAGTGCACCGATCAGGATGcttaaaaagtgagaaaaaactAAATGGAGAAGGTGAAGAAAAAAACTACCAAACTTCATTCATGAAAGGAAAAAGTGCACCAATCAGGATGCTTaaaaagtggaagaaaaaactaaaacaaaaaaggtaaaacaaaaaaaataaaaaaataaaaacccaccAAACCTCACTCTGTCCTGAATCACttcagttttaatttttaatttttatttatttaattagtgcTCAGAACATTTGACACTATTAAATTAGTCATTTGACATAACGTATATCAAGTCATCCAGTACCCTATGTTTGTTGCATAAGTATAGCTTCCTTACACATGGATTcaataaattgagaaaatgaataaatggtGAATTTTGAACACATGATTTCCAACCAAAAAAGGATCTTATGCCATGTTGGACAACCGATTTACCTAAAACTTAAGTTGTTAGGATTTAagcccacaatgtatatcatgttgCCCATCAGTATCTATATATTAATCCAACAAAAGGTCAAGAACCTCCTTGAAACGATCCTATTTTAACTTGCCCCTAGCTGCCAAACCCTCAAGGGCATTAGCCTAAGGGCACAAAGTCAATATAGGTCAAGAACCTTCCTGAAATGTTCCTATTACAGCTGACCCCTAGCGGCTAGATCTTCAAGGGCATTAGCCTAAGGGTGCAAAGTAAAAACCAAGTTTGAGAACCTCCTTGAAAGGACCCTATTATAATTGGTCCCTAGCAGCTAGGCCTTCAGGGACATAGCCTATGGGTGTAAAGCCATTCCAGGACAAAAACCCTATTGGAGCctaagaacaaaaaatgaataatcatatgaagaaataataaaacaaagcataaaagatagaagagaagataaaaataataatatcctATCCACCTCATTGTCCCCTCCTTCCTTGGATGATGCCTCGCTTTTATCATTGTCCTCCTCATCGATTTCCCCCAAGGCCTTCATTCGACCCATGAGCTTGCCGACTTTCAAAAAATGCTCTTGCATTATTGAAccttatgaataaaattatcttttaccaCTGTccacaaatgatttttttaaaagaatggCTTTGTCTTAGAGTTCTATCCTTTTCTTTCTGTTTCTCATGGATAAAAAATCCCCaacccaaatattttttattaacaaggataattttttatacCTAAAGAATTAAAATCGACTTTCAAACATCTAAGCTCAACCTCAGTCAATTAACATGGATCCAGCAAGACAAAATTGTTCATCCATCCTCAATGAATATTGTGAAGATGGACTGTTCTTTCATGCACTTTCAACACTCTCAACATTTCTAAAGATGGTATTACTACATCATGCGCAAAGGATGAAGGTATTACCGacaaattattacaaattccaacaataaaaatCATAGTAACTTGTATTTGCAAAGAAGAGATGgaaatagaaagaagaaaaggagaggaAGAGATTTCGTCAATTTGGACGACTTTACCTTGACAtttccagcttctttgatggCAGCAATGATCTTGACTTGATCCGAGAACTGTGCGCGACCAACGGTCGAGATGACCACATCCACTTGCTTAATGGCCTTCACCAAACTCTCGTGATCGTGTAGATCTCCCTGCAACATAACATAAccaatcaaaaaattatttcagaGCTCTAATTCTCCAATAAGAAGTAAGAATTCAAAAATAGGTGTGTGTTTCCACTTTGATGAAAccaaaacaaatcaaaacataaacattcaaaattgtcttttcttttcctgcGGAAcactactttttctttctttctggaTGAGTGAAGAGTctcagttttctttttcttaggaACTTAAACATCCAACTCCAATGAACTTCGTTCATTTTCTCCGCGgccaaaagaaacaaaaactagaaaagaaaaaatggcgAGAAATGAGAGCGAACAGTACGTACATATACCAAAGTCACGCCGGAACTCTTGAAACTCTCAATGATTTCCGACTTGGAAGAATTCGAAACGGTGGATTCTCTGACGAGAGCGAAGGTAGGGTGACCGGACCTAGCGCTGGCAGCAACGATAAATTTTCCGACGTATCCAGTGCCGCCGATGATGAGAATCTTGCTCTTTTCGGCCATTGTGAGTTTTTCCGACCAATCTCCGGCAAGAAATGTGGAATTGGAAAAGGCTAGTAAGCAGGAAGCACTGACGACTGACGAGTAGTGCACTACTGCAGTGTTCTTATAGAACAAAGCTTGAGGCTATATAGATTATGTAATTACGAAACTAGCCTTTTCTTTCAGCAGTAATTCCCGCTTTGGTCATCATATGGCTCGATCTTTGTATGATTCACCTGTCCCAATtcatatttgtttgaaaatcggCTTAGATTtgtaatgaccgggtattttatgccacgttagcatttttagtttgaaaagtcttattgtgtgtgatggttgaaaagtaaaaaaaaaaattgtttggagaacacgtgtcaaTTTCGGATTGGTAAATTTCGTTTTATTGTGTCGGTCAATTAAATGAGTTGAAATTTTATGCCATGTCAGCCTTaaggtagaaaatttcttaggattttagaaattgaaattttccggaaaattaaaaaaaatgaattaattaaaaaaaattattaattagaattaattaagaaaaattaaattaaattgatgaataataaaattgagaaaatttagttttagattggtgttcataaataaattgtgtgttaaaaaaaaatgaattggaaatcaaataaaacaattagaataaacaaaagaaaagaatataaaagaaataaaataaaaatattcattggtCTTTGAATATTGGCTGTTTGTAATgggttgtaaaagaaaataataataataataatggattgGGCTTAGATATTGAGTTGGGCTTGGATACGGGCTTAAGTGGCTGGTGGCTTTTAAAAGCCATGTGTAAGTGGGCTGGTGGTTTTTAAAAGCCATGTGAAGTGggctgttaaaaaaaaaaaaaagggaattggaAAACTGCAGCACGGGGCGGGGAGAGAGAGACAGAAAGGCTACTGTGCATAAATTAGGGCACTCGCCGGATCTTTGACCGGCCGTTTGGACGGCCAAACGATCTCCGTTTCGGCCCAAATTCGGAGGAAGTACTCTATTCGACTAGAGGAACAAGTCTACAGTGGATGATTTCGTTTTTAACGGCCAAATTCTCAGATTTGTGGTAGgggaccctaaccctaaaacttaaatttttatgtttttcccttaaaaaaaaattgtaaatattgtcattatgagttaatTAGGAATTATGggtgttgtatgaatttttctagaatatttggaatttgtttggaaattttggaatatcgggaaattgattttgattgataattaattgtttggaaatgttaaaaaaattattagatgggttggaaaattccaaaatttgggTTAAGTCTCAAATATaatgatttgtgaatttttaggtattggttagaatattttcggaaattttagggtaaaa includes the following:
- the LOC117911455 gene encoding phenylcoumaran benzylic ether reductase Pyrc5-like, which translates into the protein MAEKSKILIIGGTGYVGKFIVAASARSGHPTFALVRESTVSNSSKSEIIESFKSSGVTLVYGDLHDHESLVKAIKQVDVVISTVGRAQFSDQVKIIAAIKEAGNVKRFFPSEFGNDVDRIHAVGPAKTAFGIKAQIRRAIEAEGIPYTYVSSNFSAGFFLPRLSQLEATAAFFVSRLSQPGATGPPRDKIIIPGDGNPKAVFNKDDDIGTYTIKAVDDPRTLNKNLYVRPPQNTYSYNEIVSLWEKKIGKTLEKIYVPEEQVLKNIQEASFPLNAILSIDHSVFIKGDQTNFEIEPSFGVEASELYPDVKYTTVDELLNQLV